From the genome of Arthrobacter alpinus, one region includes:
- a CDS encoding MerR family transcriptional regulator, with protein sequence MNTEKAPVDWPVQQIAAQAGTTCRTLRHHHTIGLLTPSRTASNGYLHYNQAALVRLQRILLLRELGLGLPAIAAVLSAETSVPDALRRHVAWWGLDTTQKQAWKDSVASLNNDWITASTSGVTPDSPQAQELARRYVQWLRSIPGTLATAPGGDVRSYVLGLAEMYVADGRFGANYGRAGGAGLVRGALVIFAERGL encoded by the coding sequence ATGAACACCGAAAAAGCCCCTGTGGACTGGCCAGTTCAGCAAATCGCAGCCCAGGCGGGGACCACCTGCCGGACTCTGCGGCACCACCACACGATCGGATTGCTGACCCCGAGCCGCACTGCCAGCAACGGCTACCTGCACTACAACCAAGCCGCGCTGGTACGACTGCAGCGGATCCTGCTCCTACGCGAACTCGGACTCGGGCTGCCGGCCATCGCGGCCGTACTTTCGGCGGAAACGTCCGTGCCGGATGCCCTGCGGAGGCATGTTGCGTGGTGGGGCCTGGACACTACCCAAAAGCAGGCCTGGAAGGACAGTGTTGCGTCGCTGAACAACGACTGGATTACTGCCTCCACCAGCGGGGTGACACCGGATTCACCGCAGGCGCAGGAACTCGCCCGGAGGTACGTTCAGTGGCTGCGCTCCATACCCGGCACGCTTGCCACCGCACCCGGCGGCGATGTGCGAAGCTACGTGCTGGGCCTGGCGGAAATGTACGTGGCGGACGGGCGCTTTGGCGCAAATTACGGCCGCGCTGGCGGTGCCGGCCTTGTCCGGGGCGCGCTCGTCATTTTTGCCGAGCGGGGGCTGTAA
- a CDS encoding DUF4031 domain-containing protein, with protein sequence MIFIDPPYWPAHGTVFSHLISDTSVLELHAFAAAAGVSERAFDLDHYDVPERLYVDLVTAGALPVSGKDLARTLLASGLRIKAKYRVKSVTSVLELRWNAFLPGHRELGAELLRRWNEPHRHYHSGTHLLAMLEALDRLTEGDPPRTVLMAAWFHDAVYKGVAGTDERESADLAHSRLAGLLPAADVAEAVRLILLTATHSPNPGDADGALLCDADLAVLGGSPAEYARYAAGVRCDYAHVPAADFTKGRAAVVHQLLTLDPLFHTHRGRGLWAAQARANLTAEWVALNPPNATAVR encoded by the coding sequence ATGATCTTCATCGATCCTCCCTATTGGCCCGCGCACGGCACGGTGTTCTCACACCTCATTTCAGACACGTCGGTGCTTGAGCTTCACGCCTTCGCAGCAGCTGCCGGGGTGAGCGAGCGCGCGTTCGACCTGGACCACTACGACGTCCCGGAACGCCTCTACGTGGATCTCGTGACGGCAGGTGCGCTGCCGGTGTCCGGCAAAGATTTAGCCCGCACATTGCTAGCTTCTGGGCTTCGCATCAAGGCAAAGTACCGGGTCAAATCGGTCACGTCGGTGCTGGAACTACGCTGGAATGCGTTTCTGCCGGGGCATCGAGAGTTGGGCGCTGAGTTGTTGCGGCGCTGGAATGAGCCCCACCGGCACTACCATTCGGGCACTCATTTGCTGGCCATGTTGGAGGCTCTGGATCGCCTAACGGAGGGTGATCCGCCACGTACCGTGCTCATGGCAGCCTGGTTTCATGACGCCGTGTACAAGGGTGTAGCCGGGACCGATGAGCGGGAGTCCGCGGATCTGGCGCACTCACGCCTTGCCGGGTTACTGCCGGCCGCGGACGTGGCGGAGGCGGTGCGTTTGATCCTGCTGACGGCCACCCATTCCCCCAACCCGGGGGACGCCGACGGCGCCCTCCTGTGCGACGCGGACCTCGCCGTCCTGGGCGGGTCACCGGCGGAGTATGCCCGCTACGCGGCGGGCGTTCGCTGCGATTACGCCCACGTTCCCGCGGCCGACTTCACCAAGGGAAGGGCCGCCGTCGTGCACCAGTTACTGACCCTGGATCCGTTGTTCCACACGCACCGGGGGCGTGGTTTGTGGGCGGCACAGGCGCGCGCAAACCTGACGGCGGAATGGGTGGCGCTGAACCCGCCAAACGCCACGGCAGTACGCTGA
- a CDS encoding ubiquinone/menaquinone biosynthesis methyltransferase: protein MRNEDSNVQATFNGIARRYDLMNKLMTLGSHKRWCRDLAQFASSRSGRSYLDLATGTGVIARAVRELNPCATIIGADFSEAMLEMARQIDGNSSIEWQFADAHELPFADSEFDGVTHGYLLRNVSDLDRVLAEQYRVLKPGGVLAALETSPPSGWLGPFIRLGMRVVVPTLGTLIGRDGEAYKYLVRSTLGFLSPEALRLRFQLAGFQNVQVKPKFMGTNMIWTASKPG, encoded by the coding sequence ATGCGAAACGAAGACTCAAACGTCCAGGCAACATTCAATGGCATCGCCCGTCGCTACGATCTGATGAACAAGCTGATGACGCTGGGTTCACACAAACGCTGGTGCCGGGACCTTGCACAGTTTGCAAGCTCACGGTCGGGGCGCAGCTACCTGGATCTGGCGACAGGAACCGGCGTCATCGCCAGAGCCGTTCGTGAACTGAACCCCTGCGCCACCATCATCGGGGCCGACTTTTCCGAAGCCATGCTGGAGATGGCCCGCCAAATTGACGGCAATTCAAGCATCGAATGGCAGTTTGCCGATGCACACGAGCTCCCTTTCGCAGATAGTGAGTTCGACGGCGTCACGCACGGATATCTGCTGCGAAACGTGAGCGATCTGGACCGTGTTCTGGCAGAACAGTACCGGGTCCTGAAGCCGGGAGGAGTGCTTGCCGCACTTGAAACCTCCCCTCCCTCCGGTTGGCTGGGCCCCTTCATCCGCCTCGGAATGCGCGTGGTAGTGCCGACATTGGGGACGCTCATAGGGAGGGACGGGGAGGCCTACAAGTACTTGGTGCGCTCAACTCTGGGATTCCTCAGCCCAGAAGCACTGCGGCTCCGCTTCCAGCTGGCCGGCTTCCAGAACGTCCAGGTGAAGCCGAAGTTCATGGGCACCAACATGATTTGGACCGCCAGCAAGCCTGGCTGA
- a CDS encoding ASCH domain-containing protein translates to MTDYSSLPICEFAFPGPLRDQLVAAILDGSKTSTTGTLIEYEVEQEDLPTVGLQEVVIDSAATPVAVIEMTEVRQARLADVDLAHAVDEGEGFSTVAQWRAGHEDFWHSTDMRQAMGDPGFTVDDDTMLVLQRFRLVARIPGTV, encoded by the coding sequence ATGACCGACTACAGTTCCCTTCCCATTTGTGAGTTTGCGTTCCCCGGCCCTTTGCGGGACCAGCTTGTCGCCGCGATTCTTGACGGTTCCAAGACCTCCACCACCGGCACGCTCATTGAATACGAGGTCGAGCAGGAGGATCTGCCGACGGTTGGCTTGCAGGAGGTGGTCATCGATTCCGCGGCCACGCCCGTGGCCGTCATTGAGATGACGGAGGTGCGCCAGGCCCGCCTGGCCGATGTGGACCTTGCCCACGCGGTTGATGAGGGCGAGGGTTTCAGCACGGTGGCGCAGTGGCGGGCCGGGCACGAGGATTTCTGGCATTCGACGGACATGCGCCAGGCCATGGGCGATCCGGGATTCACCGTGGATGATGACACCATGCTGGTGCTCCAGCGCTTCAGGCTCGTGGCCCGAATCCCTGGCACTGTCTGA
- a CDS encoding 2,3-butanediol dehydrogenase, with amino-acid sequence MRAARYYDRNDIRIEDIPEPELKPGTVAIDVAWCGICGTDLHEYLEGPIFIPPAGHPHPISGESAPVTMGHEFSGTITALGEGVTGLSVGENVVVEPYIIGEGVDTSEGAPYQLSKDMNFIGLGGRGGGLSEKIVVERRWVHPIGEIPLDQAALIEPLSVGHHAYVRSGAKAGQVAIVGGAGPIGLLTAAVLKAKGLTVYISELSQARKAKALETGVADAVFDPREGDVASQIRELTKGQGADVGFECSSVPAVLDMLLDAVRPGAVVVNVSIWGHKPAVDMPKLVLKEIDLRGTIGYANDHPDTIALVQSGKLDLAKFITGRIGLDGLVSEGFEQLINNNEHHVKIIVNPRA; translated from the coding sequence ATGAGGGCAGCACGTTATTACGATCGCAATGACATCCGCATCGAGGACATTCCCGAACCGGAACTGAAGCCAGGAACCGTGGCTATTGACGTTGCCTGGTGCGGGATCTGTGGCACTGACCTGCATGAGTATTTGGAGGGGCCGATCTTTATTCCGCCCGCAGGTCACCCGCACCCCATCTCGGGAGAATCCGCACCCGTGACGATGGGCCATGAATTCTCTGGAACCATCACGGCGCTGGGTGAGGGTGTGACGGGCCTGAGCGTTGGCGAGAATGTGGTGGTGGAGCCCTACATTATCGGCGAGGGTGTTGACACCAGTGAAGGTGCCCCCTATCAGCTGTCCAAGGATATGAACTTCATCGGATTGGGTGGACGCGGTGGCGGACTGTCCGAGAAGATCGTGGTGGAACGCCGATGGGTTCACCCCATTGGTGAGATTCCGTTGGACCAGGCTGCGCTGATTGAGCCGCTGTCCGTGGGGCATCACGCCTACGTTCGTTCCGGGGCCAAGGCTGGCCAGGTTGCCATTGTGGGCGGGGCTGGGCCCATCGGCCTGCTGACCGCGGCCGTGCTGAAAGCCAAGGGCCTGACCGTTTACATTTCCGAACTTTCCCAGGCCCGCAAGGCGAAGGCCCTGGAAACCGGCGTTGCCGACGCGGTCTTTGACCCCCGCGAGGGCGACGTTGCCAGCCAGATCCGCGAACTGACCAAGGGGCAGGGTGCGGACGTCGGGTTCGAATGCTCATCCGTGCCTGCCGTCCTGGACATGCTTTTGGACGCTGTGCGCCCCGGCGCGGTCGTCGTCAACGTGTCCATCTGGGGCCACAAGCCTGCTGTGGACATGCCGAAGCTGGTGCTGAAGGAAATTGATCTTCGCGGAACCATTGGGTACGCCAACGACCACCCGGACACCATTGCTCTGGTCCAAAGTGGAAAACTGGATCTGGCCAAATTCATCACCGGGAGGATCGGTCTGGATGGGTTGGTCTCCGAAGGGTTTGAGCAGTTAATCAACAACAATGAACACCACGTGAAAATCATCGTGAATCCGCGCGCCTAG
- a CDS encoding pentapeptide repeat-containing protein, with protein MAPKKEPRAPRLTPLRLHDLVENEDAFFGPGDTYDGQSFERPAFDGADLTSTDFLDCTLQGPTFNDAQLRGTRFRGTSIIDSFAPVLKAARTSWRDVEITTPRWGSAELYDSTWQSVRIDGGKLDFLNLRAAKITDLQISDCIIGEMDLGGATVTRLALKNCRIGTLDIQAATLKDVDLRGTDFRTLNGIGSMAGVVIDDDQLTLLAPILAAHLGITVA; from the coding sequence ATGGCTCCGAAAAAAGAACCTCGCGCACCCCGTCTCACCCCGCTCCGCCTGCACGACCTCGTCGAGAATGAGGATGCGTTCTTTGGCCCGGGCGACACCTACGACGGCCAAAGCTTTGAGCGCCCGGCCTTTGATGGCGCCGACCTCACCTCCACGGACTTCCTCGACTGCACCTTGCAAGGCCCCACGTTCAATGACGCTCAGCTGCGCGGCACCCGGTTCCGGGGCACCTCCATCATCGACAGCTTCGCCCCGGTACTGAAGGCCGCCCGGACCAGCTGGCGTGACGTTGAGATCACCACGCCGCGCTGGGGGTCTGCGGAACTCTACGACAGTACGTGGCAGTCGGTAAGGATCGACGGCGGCAAACTGGACTTCCTGAACCTGCGGGCCGCGAAAATCACCGACTTGCAGATCAGCGACTGCATCATCGGCGAAATGGACCTGGGTGGCGCCACGGTCACCCGCCTGGCACTGAAGAACTGCCGGATCGGGACCCTGGACATCCAGGCGGCCACCCTAAAGGACGTCGATCTGCGCGGCACAGACTTCCGCACGCTCAACGGCATCGGCTCCATGGCCGGCGTCGTGATTGACGACGACCAGCTCACCCTCCTGGCCCCCATCCTGGCCGCCCACCTGGGCATCACCGTGGCGTAG